One Drosophila virilis strain 15010-1051.87 chromosome 5, Dvir_AGI_RSII-ME, whole genome shotgun sequence DNA window includes the following coding sequences:
- the Kank gene encoding KN motif and ankyrin repeat domain-containing protein 2 isoform X2 → MSLVLRSQRAFIEENARQVPGNGTPSSTLTRSVRSCNCCPYGYHIDLDFVRYCEALANAKPSEEELQRRDRRRSRKSMEFMLGFESLFGSDWQAESRVQPKLTEAAHESEPDSPRPAAGQSPCYRPRSSSVPRFSYSNSLAPRAESPYGTASSTCSSLRGGIESDAGIYQPPRHQGNHIYGHAHPAVSPPETRAFLHEALDEVCSDFERTLERASTKRRKAGAYSYTNGSAHSMDRNNNSLSLSLSLNNGYGSKEVKERRMGQSTWDRYFDVADSCMAGNRSPRSSTPRHFQRSNTLPLQQRPSPSPAEVHYESYVQATVAANAKSPVEQLEQAKATPPPPPPRRHHLTATPKAEQANGHDTASPLQSPASSEAGQTTADAQALCQIREQMALSLKRLKDLEEQVKVIPDMELELSSLRAEKQRLQRRNEELLRGQRQTPSPPSPGIKNASPVQFTPQRISPVSLESLGARMRSSSISPSIIRRDVATQAASKVTATRDVAVGSQLTVRHVGTQQAEVLYSQPELKQKIEQALSDCRQQRLRQLISVGTQMYVPQRERREMGNQTVPERPVLKHNVSISAKPTTRENFTNCQPDVRSVGSSDHRITDVLCEKCAIVRRSVSVSCGTEEPLEKPKPVPLLPGRSNTFSLGEHEQLAIKRKAIACQTPMKMVHSASSQTTTTTVRSTGAQVRPEQQQMATQCGNVETISRQTDTNGLQRLSRSATKSEQLMAPQTRPSTRHAGSNTEPAPLPKPERSTTHSACNTDHVHKRDVGCGDIVKPHISIACAANYCDSCKEAIRVLAKDFSKADNSELTPAATTAAATPAAASTPAPTVRRSASADSRIPRPKHLTSPSPVRRQFQRQNTYTLPTATGTPSTIKSPKAERKIFLSSLQEKPPSAAHDLSPESQSFIKQPSSKSTATSQDLDLTQLGDDELIVREEKRVSISWSRDASPAPLMTSSATTTSTKSASPDQALTVSSDSNVEREISQGARKKSSTPLKSSQSEGSQVTVIERQADVEESPKEERPPTKAQLHQLAQTPSEPRKKTELPKELKDALKVVNDSLLKKLGSRPFTSFSLKTPKATIGEHWFRISSTATSNPHEVEDYLDYFESLSVPVLEYCVNLFDSNGNTAMHYAVSHGNFDVVSILLDSKVCNVNQMNNAGYTCVMLVSLAKLKQAAHRTVVERLFQMADVNIRAKKHCQTALMLAVSHGNSDMVAMLLDAGADINIQDEDGSTALMCAAEHGRVDIVKHLLSQQDCDSLVQDVDGSTAFKIAWQAGHRDVGLLLYVHEQMLRSKLPNRGEPIRKSLPLPARPKPPK, encoded by the exons at GTCGCTCGTTTTGCGAAGTCAACGCGCCTTCATTGAGGAAAATG CTCGTCAAGTGCCGGGCAATGGCACCCCCAGCTCCACGTTAACCCGCTCTGTgcgcagctgcaactgctgtcCGTATGGATACCACATCGATCTGGACTTTGTGCGCTACTGCGAGGCTCTGGCCAATGCCAAGCCGAGCGAGGAGGAGTTGCAGCGACGTGATCGTCGACGTTCGCGCAAATCTATGGAGTTTATGCTTGGCTTTGAGAGTCTGTTTGGCAGCGATTGGCAGGCGGAAAGTCGTGTGCAACCCAAGCTAACAGAG GCCGCACATGAAAGCGAACCGGATTCGCCACGCCCCGCTGCCGGGCAATCGCCCTGCTATCGGCCGCGCTCCTCGTCAGTGCCACGCTTCAGTTACAGCAACAGCCTCGCACCACGCGCTGAGTCGCCCTATGGCACAGCCTCCTCCACCTGTTCCTCGCTGCGTGGCGGCATCGAGAGCGATGCGGGCATCTACCAGCCGCCAAGGCATCAGGGCAACCATATCTATGGCCATGCCCACCCGGCCGTCAGTCCGCCGGAAACGCGCGCCTTCCTCCACGAAGCGCTCGACGAGGTCTGCAGCGATTTCGAGCGAACACTGGAGCGCGCCTCGACCAAGCGGCGTAAGGCAGGCGCCTATAGCTATACCAACGGCAGCGCCCACTCCATGgatcgcaacaacaacagcctgAGCCTCAGCCTGAGCCTCAACAACGGCTACGGCTCCAAGGAGGTCAAAGAGCGTCGGATGGGCCAGAGCACATGGGATCGTTACTTTGATGTCGCAG ACTCCTGCATGGCGGGCAATCGCTCACCGCGGTCGAGCACACCGCGCCATTTTCAGCGCTCGAACACGCTGCCCTTGCAGCAGCGACCTAGTCCCAGTCCCGCCGAGGTGCACTACGAGAGCTATGTGCAGGCCACGGTGGCGGCCAATGCCAAGTCGCCAgtggagcagctggagcaggccAAGGCGacgccgccaccaccgccgccacgGCGCCATCATTTGACAGCCACGCCCAAGGCGGAGCAGGCGAATGGGCATGACACTGCCAGCCCCCTGCAGTCGCCGGCCAGTTCGGAAGCTGGACAGACCACAGCAGATGCACAGGCGCTGTGCCAGATACGTGAGCAAATGGCGCTCAGTCTCAAACGTCTCAAGGATCTAGAGGAACAGGTTAAGGTCATACCCGATATGGAG CTGGAACTCAGCTCTTTGCGTGCTGAGAAGCAGCGCCTGCAGCGCCGCAATGAGGAGCTGTTGCGTGGTCAACGCCAGACGCCCTCCCCACCAAGTCCAGGCATCAAGAACGCCTCGCCCGTCCAGTTTACGCCGCAGCGCATCAGTCCTGTTTCGCTGGAGAGCCTGGGAGCGCGCATGCGCAGCAGCTCCATATCGCCCAGCATAATAAGACGCGATGTGGCCACACAGGCGGCCAGCAAAGTGACTGCCACACGCGATGTGGCCGTGGGCTCCCAGCTGACCGTCCGGCATGTGGGCACGCAGCAAGCCGAGGTGCTCTACTCGCAGCCGGAGCTGAAGCAGAAGATTGAACAGGCGCTCAGCGATTGCAGGCAGCAGCGGCTCAGGCAGCTGATCTCGGTGGGCACTCAGATGTATGTGCCACAGCGGGAGCGGCGCGAGATGGGAAATCAAACGGTGCCGGAGCGACCGGTGCTCAAGCACAATGTGAGCATCAGTGCCAAGCCCACGACCAGGGAAAACTTCACCAACTGCCAGCCGGATGTGCGCAGCGTGGGCAGCTCCGACCATCGCATCACGGATGTGCTCTGCGAAAAGTGTGCCATCGTTCGGcgcagcgtcagcgtcagctgTGGCACAGAGGAGCCGCTGGAGAAACCAAAGCCCGTGCCACTGCTGCCGGGGCGCAGCAACACCTTCAGCCTGGGCGAGCATGAGCAGCTGGCGATCAAGCGCAAGGCCATTGCCTGCCAGACCCCAATGAAAATGGTGCACAGTGCGTCGAGCCAAACAACAACGACCACTGTGCGTTCTACGGGGGCTCAGGTGAGGCCGGAACAGCAACAGATGGCAACACAGTGCGGGAACGTGGAAACGATAAGCCGCCAAACGGATACCAATGGACTGCAGCGTCTTTCACGCAGCGCAACCAAGTCCGAGCAGCTGATGGCGCCACAGACACGCCCATCTACACGCCACGCAGGCAGTAACACCGAGCCGGCGCCATTGCCTAAGCCAGAGCGGAGCACTACACACTCAGCTTGCAACACGGATCATGTGCACAAACGGGACGTTGGCTGCGGCGACATTGTCAAGCCGCACATCTCGATTGCCTGTGCGGCCAATTACTGTGATTCCTGCAAAGAGGCTATCCGCGTGCTGGCCAAGGATTTTTCAAAGGCGGACAACAGCGAGCTGACGCCCGCTGCAACGACTGCTGCGGCTACTCCGGCGGCAGCTTCCACGCCTGCGCCCACGGTTAGGCGCTCTGCCTCGGCAGATTCGCGCATTCCGCGCCCTAAGCATCTCACTAGTCCCAGTCCAGTACGCAGGCAGTTCCAGAGACAAAATACTTATACACTACCAACTGCCACAGGAACGCCATCGACCATAAAGAGCCCCAAGGcggaaagaaaaatatttttgag CTCGCTGCAGGAAAAGCCGCCAAGTGCTGCGCACGACCTCTCGCCAGAGTCGCAGAGCTTTATCAAACAGCCGTCCAGCAAATCAACTGCAACGTCTCAGGATTTGGATCTAACCCAGCTTGGCGACGATGAGTTGATTGTGCGCGAGGAGAAACGGGTTAGCATTAGCTGGTCCCGCGATGCCTCGCCAGCGCCACTGATGACCTCTTCGGCAACGACGACAAGCACCAAGTCCGCCTCGCCAGACCAAGCGTTAACCGTGTCCAGTGATTCCAACGTGGAGCGCGAGATATCACAAGGTGCACGCAAAAAGTCGAGCACGCCGCTCAAGTCTAGTCAAAGCGAAGGCTCCCAGGTGACCGTCATCGAGCGGCAGGCAGACGTGGAAGAAAGTCCAAAAGAGGAGCGTCCGCCCACCAAGGCACAGCTGCATCAGCTGGCTCAGACACCGTCAGAGCCCAGAAAAAA AACGGAACTGCCCAAGGAGCTGAAGGATGCACTTAAAGTCGTCAACGATTCGCTGCTCAAGAAATTGGGCTCCAGGCCCTTTACATCGTTCAGCCTAAAGACGCCCAAGGCAACCATTGGGGAGCACTGGTTCCGCATCTCTAGCACCGCTACGTCCAATCCGCATGAGGTTGAGGATTACTTGGACTACTTTGAATCGCTGTCCGTGCCAGTTTTGGAGTATTGTGTCAACCTCTTCGATAGCAAT GGCAACACGGCCATGCATTATGCTGTCTCGCATGGTAACTTTGACGTCGTATCCATACTGCTGGATTCCAAGGTTTGCAACGTAAACCAAATGAATAACGCTGGATACACATGCGTCATGCTCGTTTCTTTGGCCAAGCTGAAGCAAGCGGCGCATCGGACAGTCGTGGAGCGACTGTTTCAGATGGCCGATGTCAACATACGAGCAAAAAAG CATTGCCAGACCGCATTGATGCTCGCTGTGTCGCATGGTAATAGTGACATGGTTGCCATGCTGCTGGATGCCGGCGCAGATATCAATATTCAGGATGAGGATGGTAGCACGGCGCTGATGTGCGCCGCGGAGCATGGACGTGTGGACATTGTTAAGCACTTGTTGTCGCAACAGGATTGCGATTCACTGGTCCAGGACGTG GATGGCAGCACGGCTTTCAAAATCGCTTGGCAGGCCGGACATCGCGACGTGGGTTTGCTGCTCTACGTGCATGAGCAGATGCTGCGCAGCAAGCTGCCCAATCGAGGGGAGCCCATACGAAAGTCCCTGCCCCTGCCCGCTCGCCCAAAGCCACCAAAGTGA
- the LOC26530804 gene encoding sarcotoxin-1A has protein sequence MNFFHMLIVIALVLAIFMDQSRANWIDDIGAEVEKAGKEVEEMGRAVENMNNQFLYQQ, from the exons ATGAATTTCTTCCATATGTTAATCGTAATAGCTTTGGTCTTGGCCATTTTTATGGACCAATCGCGTGCTAATTGGATAGATGATATTGGCGCAGAAGTG GAAAAGGCTGGCAAAGAAGTCGAAGAAATGGGCAGAGCTGTT GAAAATATGAACAATCAATTTTTATACCAGCAATAA